TAAATTCCTTCCAGAATCGCCGGTGACCAAGCACGCGCACTTTCCCCGAAAGCGGCCTGCAATGGTGAGAGGTGGTGTTCGATATACAAACCATCAGTCTTCTCAACCAGCACGACCCACCCCCAGTCCATATCGAACCAGATGGTGTTAATCGACTCCTGCAAAGCCGCGATCGTATCCCCAACAGGAGCAGGAATATCCTGAGCCATCGAGACACCCAGTCGCGCCATCAAAACTCGCAGTTCAGCAACCGGAATTTGCTGACCAAACTCACTGGCAAATGCACTAAGGAATCCCTGCCACTGAACAGAGCAACGCTGCTTGACGAAATACTCCAGATTCAATTCATTATTCATCTATATCCTCCAAAAAACAGCGCCAATGGCAATAGTTTCGGATTCTAGCACCTCCCACAAATATTTTGTAAGCCATAATCCTACAATTACCCAAGGAATTGGATGATTTTGTACAGTCGCCTTAAAATTTTCGATCATTATCTGCAAAAAACTTACCCGCGCTCTTGAAAATCTCAAAATCGCCCCAATCTACCGCAAGCAAAAATTTTGGAGAACGCCATGGAACAAAACCAACCCACCACACCCGACACTGAAGCCAGCATAGAATCAAATCCCGCCTCTGAAGCGAATGAAGTGATGCCGAGCCCGGAAGAACTGCTGCAAGCTGCCGAACGCCGCGCTCAGGAACACTACGATGCATGGATGTACGCCAAGGCTGAGAGCGAAAATATCCGTCGCCGCGCATCAGAAGATGTCAGCAAAGCGCAAAAATTCGCTGTTGAACGTTTTTCAAATGAAGTGCTCGCCGTCAAAGACAGCCTAGAAGCAGGACTTGCCGTTGAAACCGCCACCGTCGAAAGTTTCAAGAGCGGCATGGAACTCACCCTCAAACAACTCAGCAGTGTGTTTGAAAAATTTAACATACTGGAAATCAATCCTGTTGGCGAAAAACTCGATCCGCACAAACATCAGGCAATCAGCATGGTACCGAGCGAGCTTCCTGCAAACACCGTTGTCAGCGTCATGCAAAAAGGCTACACATTAAATGACCGCGTACTGCGCCCGGCGCTGGTACTGGTATCGCAAGGGCAGTAGTCTCTAGACGTAAGTCGTTAGTAAAACCCCGCGCAGCGGACAACTCCAACTAATGACTAGCTACTTACGACTGCCTCTTGAAATATGAAATACCCGCCCCATCTAGGGCGACATCGTAATCAACACACTTAAAAGGAAAGCATAATGGGAAAAATCATCGGTATTGATCTGGGCACAACGAATTCTTGCGTCGCAGTAATGGAAAACGGCAAGACCAAGGTAATCGAAAACGCAGAAGGTACGCGCACCACCCCTTCCATCATCGCTTACATGGAAGATGGCGAAGTGCTGGTCGGCGCAGCCGCCAAACGCCAGGCTGTCACTAACCCTAAGAACACCCTGTACGGCGTAAAGCGCCTGATCGGTCGCCGCTTCGACGAGAAGATGGTACAAAAAGACATCGACATGGTGCCTTTCTCTATCGTCAAGGCC
Above is a window of Gallionella capsiferriformans ES-2 DNA encoding:
- the bcsD gene encoding cellulose biosynthesis protein BcsD yields the protein MNNELNLEYFVKQRCSVQWQGFLSAFASEFGQQIPVAELRVLMARLGVSMAQDIPAPVGDTIAALQESINTIWFDMDWGWVVLVEKTDGLYIEHHLSPLQAAFGESARAWSPAILEGIYGHWLAALGAGPELRISQVQAAEQEDFLLVFRFGR
- the grpE gene encoding nucleotide exchange factor GrpE, with amino-acid sequence MENAMEQNQPTTPDTEASIESNPASEANEVMPSPEELLQAAERRAQEHYDAWMYAKAESENIRRRASEDVSKAQKFAVERFSNEVLAVKDSLEAGLAVETATVESFKSGMELTLKQLSSVFEKFNILEINPVGEKLDPHKHQAISMVPSELPANTVVSVMQKGYTLNDRVLRPALVLVSQGQ